In the Populus trichocarpa isolate Nisqually-1 chromosome 1, P.trichocarpa_v4.1, whole genome shotgun sequence genome, one interval contains:
- the LOC7496810 gene encoding uncharacterized protein LOC7496810, producing MPRRSSGGRSARPAPRPARARSPPPQTVNHAPPPAHAQSSGGGSILGGIGSTIAQGMAFGTGSAVAHRAVDAVMGPRTIQHETVVSEAAAAAAPTASSMGGADACNIHTKAFQDCVNNFGNDISKCQFYMDMLTECRKNSGSMLGA from the exons ATGCCTCGCCGAAGCTCTGGAG GAAGATCTGCCCGCCCAGCTCCTCGACCTGCCCGAGCTCGCAGCCCACCTCCCCAAACAG TTAACCATGCTCCTCCACCAGCTCATGCTCAGAGCAGCGGTGGTGGATCAATTCTTGGAGGCATTGGTTCGACCATAGCTCAGG GCATGGCTTTTGGCACTGGAAGTGCTGTGGCACACAGAGCTGTAGATGCTGTGATGGGTCCTCGCACTATTCAACATGAAACTGTGGTCTCTGAGGCTGCAGCCGCCGCAGCACCCACTGCAAGCAGTATGGGTGGTGCTGATGCATGCAATATCCACACCAAGGCATTCCAAGAT TGTGTGAACAACTTTGGAAATGACATCAGCAAGTGCCAGTTCTACATGGACATGTTGACCGAGTGCAGGAAGAACTCAGGCTCCATGTTGGGTGCCTAA